DNA from Myxococcaceae bacterium JPH2:
GTAGAAGATGGGCGTGCGCGTCTCGATGACGGCCTTTTGTCCCAGTGCCTCGCCCGCGATGACCTTCACCCGCACGCGACCGTCCTCGCTCGTGCCCACGGGGATGCGCGCCGAAGGGACTTCCTGGTAGCGCGGAGCCATGCGCTTGTCCCGGCGGGGGAGGTTCACCCAGAGCTGGAGCCCCTCGATTCGGCCGCCTTGCTCCTGAATCCTGCGCGACGGCATCTCCGCGTGCACCACGCCCGCGCCGGCCGTCATCCACTGCACGTCCCCCGCGCCGATCCGCCCCGAGCGGCCGGTGCTGTCCGAGTGCTCCAACTCGCCATCGAGCATGTAGCTCACGGTCTCGAAGCCGCGATGCGGATGATCCGGCGCGCCCTGGGCCTGCCCGGGCGCGTGCTCCATGGGCCCCATGTGATCCAACAGCAAGAAGGGATCGAACGCATCCAGGGTCGGCGTGGGGAAGGGCCGGCGCACTTCGAAGCCAGCTCCTTCCAGCGTGCGCCACGCGTGCGTCGTGCTGGCCACGCTGCGCCCCGCGGTCGGAGCGGTGAGAGGGAGGGTCCCAGGATTCGTTTCCATGCTGTCCTCGCGATGCGTCGCCCCCGCCGGTTCGCGGCGAGAGACTGTCCCTGCTTGGAAGTGCATCCCCGAGGCCAATTTCACGCGACGTGATTTCAGGGGCTTGGACGGGTGCCTGCTGGAGTTGTTCTCAAAGTGAGAGTTTGTCTTCTCGATATGAGGGCGCGGCGTCCCGAGCCAGACTGGGAGTAGGGTGCGCGGACGGAGTCATTGCGGAGGTGGGAATGGGTCGGCTGTTCGGCTGGGCGGTGCTGGCCTGCGGTGTGCTGCTGATGGGCACGTCGTGTCATCGGGGCGCGATCCGCAGCGCGCCGGAGCGCACGTGCGTGGTCCTGTCCGTGGGGGGCGCCAGGGGGTTGGCGCATCTGGGCGCCCTGGCGGCGTTGAAGGCGCGCGGCGTCCCCGTCGACTGTGTGGTGGGCA
Protein-coding regions in this window:
- a CDS encoding pirin family protein, which codes for METNPGTLPLTAPTAGRSVASTTHAWRTLEGAGFEVRRPFPTPTLDAFDPFLLLDHMGPMEHAPGQAQGAPDHPHRGFETVSYMLDGELEHSDSTGRSGRIGAGDVQWMTAGAGVVHAEMPSRRIQEQGGRIEGLQLWVNLPRRDKRMAPRYQEVPSARIPVGTSEDGRVRVKVIAGEALGQKAVIETRTPIFYLHFTLAPGARQVQPAPAAYNVFAYVLRGRVKVAGEEVAEGDAVFLKRDGDTVELSTEGTEGADVLLLGGIPLHEPVARYGPFVMNTRKEILEAIEDYQAGRMGQIVPKA